From the Desulfobacterales bacterium genome, one window contains:
- a CDS encoding branched-chain amino acid ABC transporter permease encodes MKRHYITRMEIYFLIIFLLLPLLTNRTLIAHLLVIAGTYAIAAMGLSLFLGVAGQISIGHAAFFGIGGYTHAILSVRFGVPGVLAMVAGGVAAGIFARIIARPLLKLREYFLALATMGLVVIFQMVATEWGTLTGGVSGIGNIPWVSLFGVPLDTPLKQFYWVWGIAYLFFIFARNLIHSKYGKAAASVALNETVAGTVGVDPGNIKQRYWVLSAVYAGVGGALFASVLTSVSPESFGLNLSVMLVMMVLLGGTTSPGGSVFGAIFLTWLLHRLGAYRAYSLPLLGLLLISLLVVFPEGIFRGIGARWHDLVRIWAPAHWRKEIEK; translated from the coding sequence ATGAAACGCCACTACATCACGAGAATGGAAATCTATTTTCTCATCATTTTTTTATTGCTTCCGCTATTGACCAATCGCACGCTGATTGCGCATCTCCTGGTAATCGCGGGAACCTATGCCATCGCGGCCATGGGGCTAAGTTTGTTTCTGGGGGTCGCCGGGCAGATTTCCATTGGGCATGCGGCCTTCTTTGGTATCGGCGGGTACACGCATGCGATTTTATCGGTTCGTTTCGGTGTGCCGGGCGTTCTGGCCATGGTGGCGGGAGGGGTTGCGGCCGGCATTTTCGCCCGAATCATTGCCCGGCCGCTGTTGAAACTTCGGGAATATTTCCTGGCCCTGGCCACCATGGGGCTGGTGGTGATTTTCCAGATGGTTGCCACCGAATGGGGCACGCTGACGGGCGGGGTTTCGGGAATCGGCAATATTCCGTGGGTTTCCCTTTTCGGCGTGCCGTTGGATACCCCCCTTAAACAATTTTACTGGGTCTGGGGAATCGCGTATCTTTTTTTCATCTTCGCCAGGAACCTGATTCATTCCAAATACGGCAAGGCCGCGGCTTCCGTAGCGTTAAATGAAACGGTCGCCGGAACCGTCGGCGTGGACCCTGGAAACATCAAGCAACGCTATTGGGTGCTTAGCGCGGTCTATGCCGGTGTCGGCGGGGCGCTTTTTGCCTCCGTGCTGACGTCCGTGAGCCCCGAATCCTTCGGGCTGAATCTTTCGGTCATGCTGGTGATGATGGTCCTTCTCGGCGGCACCACGAGCCCGGGCGGGTCGGTTTTCGGTGCGATTTTTTTGACCTGGCTTCTGCACCGGCTCGGCGCATACCGGGCATACAGCCTGCCGCTGCTGGGATTGCTCCTGATTTCGCTGCTGGTGGTTTTCCCGGAAGGCATTTTCCGGGGCATCGGGGCCAGATGGCACGATTTGGTCCGCATCTGGGCGCCCGCGCACTGGCGAAAAGAGATCGAGAAATGA
- a CDS encoding branched-chain amino acid ABC transporter permease has translation MTTGILIQLIMAGMTTGAVYGLIALGFITIYRASNILNLAQGEFVTIGALSAVFFLNRGMPYLLAGALATAATVMVGISMEFAVIRPLRKKPVLILIMVTIGISFFLQGAANILFGSDPQALPPFTSHTPVLLFRAVRVSPQSLWVLGLAVLLVALLSTWSRYSYLGKAMEAVSTDRQGAALVGINRNRITQIAFGVSAAMGALAGIFITPVYFAQYNAGTLLGLKGFAAAIIGGWGTYTGAMLGGLILGVLESVSVGFIPAGYKDAVAFGVLILILCVRPKGILGSRALLEARK, from the coding sequence TTGACGACGGGCATACTGATTCAGCTCATCATGGCCGGCATGACCACCGGTGCGGTCTACGGCTTGATTGCGCTTGGATTCATCACCATTTACAGAGCCTCCAATATTTTGAATCTCGCGCAGGGGGAATTTGTCACCATCGGCGCCCTGAGTGCCGTTTTTTTCCTGAACCGGGGAATGCCTTATCTTTTGGCTGGCGCGCTTGCCACGGCCGCCACGGTGATGGTGGGCATTTCCATGGAGTTTGCCGTGATCCGGCCTTTGAGAAAAAAGCCGGTGTTGATCCTCATCATGGTCACCATCGGCATTTCTTTTTTTCTGCAGGGTGCGGCGAATATTCTCTTTGGCAGTGATCCGCAAGCCCTTCCGCCCTTTACCAGCCACACGCCGGTACTTTTGTTTCGTGCGGTTCGCGTTTCCCCTCAGAGCCTGTGGGTACTGGGGTTGGCGGTGTTGCTGGTGGCCCTTCTCTCCACCTGGTCCCGATATTCTTATCTCGGAAAGGCGATGGAGGCCGTTTCCACGGATCGGCAGGGTGCCGCATTGGTGGGCATCAATCGAAACCGCATCACCCAAATCGCCTTTGGTGTCAGCGCCGCCATGGGCGCTCTGGCCGGAATTTTCATCACCCCCGTTTATTTTGCCCAATATAACGCGGGCACCTTGTTGGGGCTGAAAGGCTTTGCCGCAGCGATCATCGGCGGATGGGGGACTTATACCGGCGCCATGCTGGGCGGGCTGATTCTGGGTGTGCTCGAATCGGTGAGTGTCGGGTTTATTCCGGCCGGTTACAAGGATGCCGTGGCCTTTGGCGTGCTGATACTGATTCTCTGCGTCAGACCAAAGGGAATTTTGGGCTCCCGCGCGCTGTTGGAGGCCAGAAAATGA
- a CDS encoding Fic family protein — protein MYDNVFHMTPYLPSTHSDLQDSAVEIIEKSAALAGKLHPITLQGLIDFLRITNTYYSNLIEDHNTHPVEIERAMAQAYDRDPVKRDLQVEARAHVWLERDLDHEIHSGTVRPTAPDFIRSIHRRFYEKLPDRFKRIDSVDGKTSVAVIPGAFRDHSVKVAGLVPVAPLAIESFMSEFDRQYDLSRFSRIEKLSAIAAAHHRLMWIHPFSDGNGRVARLFTGVCLKTSGIAGYDLWSINRGFARFKPDYMAALADADRPRQGDLDGRGNLSQKGLDRFCEFFFSICLDQIAFMQKVLSLEGLLKRIEQYIRLRANLLLPGLKPIKPEAFHLIKEAFLMGAFGRGEASQLTGLGERTARTLLSELIDEGLLVSDTPKGPVRLHFSAHLLPVWFPDLGPE, from the coding sequence ATGTATGACAACGTTTTCCATATGACGCCATATTTGCCTTCAACACATTCCGATTTGCAAGATTCGGCTGTTGAGATTATTGAAAAGTCGGCTGCCCTGGCGGGCAAGCTGCACCCCATTACCCTGCAGGGGTTGATCGATTTTTTGCGTATCACCAATACCTATTATTCCAATTTGATCGAGGATCATAACACCCATCCGGTGGAGATTGAACGCGCCATGGCGCAGGCATATGATCGAGATCCGGTCAAACGCGATTTGCAGGTGGAAGCCAGGGCCCACGTATGGCTGGAGCGGGATCTGGATCATGAGATACATTCAGGGACTGTCCGCCCCACCGCGCCTGATTTCATCCGTTCCATTCATCGGCGTTTCTACGAAAAACTGCCGGACCGATTTAAAAGGATAGACAGCGTGGACGGAAAAACCTCGGTGGCGGTTATTCCCGGCGCATTTCGGGATCATTCCGTCAAGGTCGCCGGCCTGGTCCCTGTGGCGCCGCTTGCCATTGAATCCTTTATGTCGGAATTTGACAGGCAGTATGATTTGTCGCGTTTTTCCCGCATCGAGAAACTTTCGGCCATTGCAGCGGCCCATCACCGGCTGATGTGGATTCATCCTTTTTCAGATGGAAACGGGCGCGTGGCGCGGCTTTTTACCGGTGTTTGCTTAAAAACGTCGGGTATTGCAGGTTACGACCTTTGGTCGATTAACCGTGGGTTTGCGCGCTTTAAACCCGATTATATGGCGGCGCTGGCCGATGCCGACAGACCCCGGCAAGGGGATCTGGACGGCCGCGGCAATTTGTCCCAGAAAGGGTTGGATCGATTTTGTGAGTTCTTTTTTTCGATTTGTCTCGATCAAATCGCATTTATGCAAAAAGTGCTGTCACTTGAGGGCCTCTTGAAGCGTATTGAGCAATACATCCGCTTGAGAGCCAATCTATTGCTGCCCGGCTTGAAACCGATAAAACCAGAAGCATTTCATCTAATCAAAGAAGCCTTTTTAATGGGCGCCTTCGGCCGCGGGGAGGCATCACAACTGACCGGTCTCGGGGAGAGAACGGCCCGAACCTTGTTGTCCGAATTGATCGATGAAGGGCTACTTGTTTCGGATACACCGAAGGGGCCGGTGCGGCTTCATTTCAGCGCCCACCTGCTGCCGGTTTGGTTCCCGGATTTAGGGCCTGAATGA
- a CDS encoding ABC transporter substrate-binding protein → MRNIIRCLLLPVFCFVVITGIITPDLCLSATAAAPIRIGVNLELTGPWANITQTLLMAMEMEVARVNGQGGIDGTPIELVVVDNGFDLAKVSANMLQFSDDKEILAVVGPFEDTFQAATRAIAERKQVSNLIVCPSNRAVRALNQQWAFNIAHNDIVLTEKLIDLCLAKGYKTVMVCRGNWPLAKSLAENFKAMGGEKGLRVILSEETHKPTDVDMTPQIIKMEPVLTAEKVDAIYLATGGPPGPIFCKNLRMLGIDLPVLGTHAFGFGFVIALGGAAVEGVSFPAGKPVVPYQIDENDPVRQTVIDFQERMKARYGVDADQIAGHGYDIVWLLADALTRCDKPLSRAALRTALEKTQGFNGCTGVYRFSPTNHDGLQKSDMVFVQIKDGKFTRIWFDGAEAVSFCVD, encoded by the coding sequence ATGAGAAATATCATCCGCTGCTTGCTGCTGCCCGTTTTTTGTTTCGTGGTCATCACCGGAATCATCACTCCCGACCTTTGCTTATCGGCGACGGCTGCCGCCCCTATCAGAATCGGGGTGAATCTGGAGTTAACCGGCCCATGGGCCAATATCACGCAAACCCTGCTGATGGCCATGGAGATGGAAGTGGCGCGGGTGAATGGACAGGGCGGCATCGACGGAACGCCCATCGAGCTGGTCGTGGTTGATAACGGCTTTGATCTCGCGAAGGTTTCTGCCAATATGCTCCAATTTTCCGATGACAAGGAGATTCTCGCGGTCGTCGGCCCTTTTGAGGATACCTTTCAGGCCGCCACCCGGGCCATTGCCGAGCGAAAACAAGTTTCCAACCTGATTGTCTGCCCTTCAAACCGAGCGGTGCGCGCGTTGAATCAGCAGTGGGCGTTTAACATCGCGCACAATGATATCGTACTGACCGAGAAACTGATCGATCTGTGCCTGGCCAAAGGTTACAAAACCGTGATGGTTTGCCGGGGAAATTGGCCGCTGGCAAAAAGCCTGGCGGAGAATTTCAAGGCCATGGGCGGGGAAAAGGGCCTTCGAGTCATCCTTTCCGAGGAAACCCACAAGCCCACGGATGTGGACATGACGCCTCAGATCATCAAGATGGAGCCCGTCCTCACGGCCGAGAAGGTGGATGCGATCTATCTTGCCACCGGCGGTCCGCCGGGGCCTATTTTTTGTAAAAATCTGCGCATGCTCGGCATCGATCTTCCGGTGCTCGGCACACATGCCTTTGGCTTTGGTTTTGTCATCGCATTGGGAGGCGCGGCCGTGGAAGGGGTGTCCTTTCCCGCCGGAAAACCGGTGGTGCCGTATCAGATCGATGAGAATGATCCGGTGCGGCAAACGGTAATCGATTTTCAGGAACGGATGAAGGCCCGTTACGGCGTCGATGCGGACCAGATCGCCGGTCACGGATATGATATCGTCTGGCTGCTGGCGGATGCCCTCACGCGGTGCGATAAGCCCCTTTCCCGCGCGGCCTTGCGGACTGCCTTGGAAAAGACGCAAGGCTTTAACGGCTGTACCGGTGTGTATCGCTTCAGCCCGACGAATCACGACGGGCTGCAGAAGTCGGACATGGTGTTCGTTCAAATCAAGGACGGCAAGTTTACGCGCATCTGGTTTGACGGAGCAGAGGCCGTATCTTTTTGCGTTGATTGA
- a CDS encoding TPM domain-containing protein has protein sequence MNRGRRTEYLLFGMKWMLCVTLCIFLGCAKGGEKSRYLQDNAGLLGPAQWQRIVELHHRLYKDLDIHFMAVTLAESPGDLAGEAVSVFDRCAIGKETKGAKGLLFLIDPVGKAVRLEVGYDLEGIFTDAFVGYIEGAQMKPFFEAGKVAEGIEATCELLVSKAMAAGTPGVTGRGTSNAHLSGGAGADIKVGINSGVPEKDVVPDKAEFCAQASPLMTLKIYKSVLRKHIKDPELGIYTPASREFFKNWLVTDAQQNNELSNLERMMPEASVKTRGDKAVIRFPVSERQASPYLLRTGEGGWQLDVAFMNQLIGFNHKNQWFFRTAAHEFDFAFADLHFDAHGFPHEKK, from the coding sequence ATGAACCGTGGCCGGCGAACGGAATATCTTCTGTTCGGCATGAAATGGATGCTGTGCGTCACGCTGTGTATTTTTTTGGGGTGTGCTAAGGGCGGGGAGAAGTCCCGATATCTTCAGGATAACGCCGGTTTGTTAGGTCCTGCTCAGTGGCAGCGCATTGTCGAGTTACACCACCGGCTATACAAGGACCTCGATATTCATTTCATGGCGGTTACGCTGGCGGAAAGCCCGGGCGATTTAGCCGGAGAAGCCGTTTCGGTTTTTGACCGCTGCGCCATCGGGAAAGAGACAAAGGGCGCCAAGGGACTGTTGTTCCTGATTGACCCTGTAGGAAAGGCGGTTCGGCTCGAAGTCGGCTATGATCTGGAGGGAATTTTCACGGATGCCTTTGTGGGATATATTGAAGGGGCGCAGATGAAGCCCTTTTTCGAGGCCGGCAAGGTGGCGGAAGGGATTGAGGCTACCTGTGAATTGCTGGTGTCAAAAGCGATGGCTGCGGGAACTCCAGGTGTTACGGGGCGCGGTACTTCGAATGCGCATTTGTCCGGCGGGGCGGGAGCCGATATCAAGGTCGGGATCAATTCGGGTGTTCCGGAAAAAGACGTTGTTCCTGACAAGGCCGAGTTTTGCGCTCAGGCGTCTCCGCTAATGACCCTGAAAATTTATAAAAGCGTGTTGCGCAAGCATATCAAGGATCCGGAACTGGGCATCTACACGCCGGCCTCCCGGGAATTTTTCAAAAATTGGCTGGTAACGGATGCGCAACAGAACAATGAATTAAGCAATCTGGAGCGGATGATGCCCGAAGCTTCCGTCAAAACCAGGGGGGATAAGGCGGTTATTCGGTTTCCGGTTTCCGAGCGCCAAGCGTCCCCCTATCTGTTGCGGACAGGGGAGGGCGGGTGGCAACTCGATGTGGCATTCATGAATCAATTGATTGGATTTAATCATAAAAACCAATGGTTTTTTCGTACCGCCGCCCATGAATTTGATTTTGCGTTTGCGGATCTTCATTTTGATGCCCATGGATTTCCCCACGAGAAAAAGTAG
- a CDS encoding P-loop NTPase: protein MKIIICGKGGCGKSTVAALLAVAMRNRGKKVLLVDADESNIGLYRMLGIDMPEPLMDSLGGKTGFRDKTNNPGGMLGGPAPLFPKELTPDGLPEGCVAESDGIRVMSVGKIHHFGEGCACPMGKLFRMLFSSLHLEADEWVIVDTAAGVEHFGRSLDGQCDHVLCVVDPSFESVMMAKRVSGMAGEANLPVSVILNKVTPEIEKDLVAALAGVSIIGRLQDNRSIFLNNFKGEPLNIEMPEMEAVCEAIEAR, encoded by the coding sequence ATGAAAATAATTATCTGCGGAAAGGGCGGTTGCGGGAAAAGCACGGTAGCGGCGCTTCTGGCGGTTGCCATGCGTAACAGGGGGAAAAAGGTTTTATTGGTGGATGCGGATGAATCGAATATCGGTCTGTATCGCATGCTGGGCATCGATATGCCTGAGCCGCTGATGGACAGTCTGGGCGGGAAAACGGGGTTTCGGGACAAAACCAACAACCCCGGTGGAATGCTCGGCGGCCCGGCCCCATTATTCCCGAAGGAGCTGACGCCCGATGGGCTGCCCGAGGGCTGTGTCGCGGAATCGGATGGAATTCGGGTGATGTCGGTGGGTAAGATCCACCATTTCGGCGAAGGGTGTGCTTGCCCTATGGGAAAGCTCTTTAGAATGCTGTTTTCCTCTCTTCATCTTGAAGCGGATGAATGGGTGATTGTGGATACCGCCGCCGGCGTGGAGCATTTCGGGAGAAGTCTTGACGGGCAGTGTGATCATGTCCTGTGCGTGGTGGACCCTTCCTTTGAATCCGTCATGATGGCCAAAAGGGTTAGTGGTATGGCCGGGGAGGCCAATCTGCCGGTATCGGTCATTCTCAACAAAGTGACACCGGAGATCGAAAAGGATCTTGTCGCAGCATTGGCGGGGGTATCCATTATCGGCCGTCTTCAGGATAACCGATCCATTTTTTTAAATAATTTCAAAGGAGAGCCCCTGAATATCGAGATGCCGGAAATGGAAGCGGTCTGTGAGGCGATTGAGGCCCGATAA
- a CDS encoding SWIM zinc finger family protein codes for MLELSREYIQTEVADSAFIYKRGQALFEHGAFMMTSADPEKECFTYRVDGNYGDYTIQIQLLADCVKSSCDCPYPGDGCKHTVAALLDARNILSDFKRIPKGKTKDFVEVEGDFLTPDEIRAQAIEDRKKRAKNEIFNVTLGDMMKGEHLVETEIGKQYTVTFHDPLSEAGHCTCPDFLTNRLGTCKHLIHVAQRLKKLPGFAKRSAAE; via the coding sequence ATGTTGGAACTGAGCAGAGAGTATATTCAAACCGAAGTCGCGGATTCCGCCTTCATATATAAGCGGGGACAGGCGCTTTTCGAGCACGGCGCTTTCATGATGACCTCCGCGGACCCGGAAAAGGAATGTTTCACCTACCGGGTCGATGGCAACTATGGGGACTATACCATTCAGATTCAGCTTCTGGCGGATTGCGTCAAGTCCTCCTGTGATTGCCCCTATCCCGGGGACGGCTGCAAACATACGGTCGCGGCCCTTCTGGATGCACGCAACATCCTTTCCGATTTCAAACGGATTCCAAAAGGCAAAACCAAAGATTTTGTTGAAGTTGAGGGAGATTTCCTGACCCCCGATGAAATCAGGGCGCAAGCCATCGAAGACCGGAAAAAACGCGCCAAAAATGAAATCTTCAACGTAACGCTCGGAGACATGATGAAGGGCGAGCACCTCGTGGAAACGGAAATCGGAAAACAATACACGGTCACATTCCACGATCCCTTGAGCGAGGCCGGCCATTGCACGTGCCCGGACTTTTTGACCAACCGGCTCGGTACCTGCAAGCATCTGATCCATGTGGCCCAGCGGTTAAAAAAACTCCCCGGTTTCGCAAAGCGTTCGGCCGCGGAATGA
- a CDS encoding DEAD/DEAH box helicase — MFHELPAARSNGALATLSPFFDGKGVFRGGRLSELMPVISSLYDDKQVRIQEPLLQRIDASMMQAQLDDLRAQGLPPLTGIKTLLYPYQQDGVAFALYKSGALIGDEMGLGKTLQAIALGILKRDVFDFTKILVITLSSLKEQWRREIERFTDEKATIVAGSQEQRRQIYFNDQSLFKITNYEAVLRDVLILSRYKPDLIILDEAQRIKNFSTKTADAVKQIPRKHAVVLTGTPLENKLEDIYSIIQFLSPGMLSPLWHFAAEHYMLSRKKKGKILGYTNLDKLHERLSAIVIRRRKEQVLTELPDEIVNNYYLELTDPQKKIHGGYIASLLPLLNKKYITPVDLRRIMELLLKARMVCNSTYLIDRKSHISPKLQELEGILEELVVSNGRKVVIFSEWTTMTFLIGRHLSEAGIQFVELSGKVPVHKRQALIDEFTCNPECQVFLSTDAGGTGLNLQAADCVINFELPWSPARLNQRIGRVNRIGQTSKCINVINLITKDSIEEKILAGIQLKTDLFKGVFDGGIDTVEFSREKRSEMLNRLREMMGEEPAPINREAAPTEEIPADAPGFLNPKVLGEAETEAAREETSVDVTGEEPAPADMAAGITESQTGQPADSSRIGRQSPEKMEAVLNSGMAFLGGLMEMATGQKLTATGQDGRMVQIDRQTGEVTLKFKLPGF, encoded by the coding sequence TTGTTTCATGAACTGCCGGCGGCCCGATCCAACGGCGCTCTGGCGACCCTGTCTCCTTTTTTCGACGGAAAGGGCGTCTTTCGCGGCGGGCGCCTCAGCGAGCTCATGCCGGTGATTTCTTCGCTCTACGACGACAAACAGGTCCGGATTCAGGAGCCGCTTTTGCAGCGAATCGATGCGTCGATGATGCAGGCGCAACTTGACGATCTCCGCGCACAGGGACTTCCCCCTCTCACGGGAATAAAGACCCTGCTCTACCCTTATCAGCAAGACGGCGTGGCATTCGCGCTGTACAAATCGGGGGCGCTAATCGGGGATGAGATGGGCCTCGGAAAAACCCTTCAGGCAATCGCTCTGGGCATTTTGAAAAGAGACGTTTTCGACTTTACGAAGATACTGGTGATTACGCTGTCTTCACTCAAGGAACAGTGGCGGCGGGAAATAGAACGCTTTACCGATGAAAAAGCGACGATCGTCGCCGGTTCACAAGAACAGCGCCGTCAGATTTATTTCAACGATCAAAGTCTTTTCAAAATCACGAACTACGAAGCGGTGCTGCGCGATGTCTTAATCCTCTCGCGATATAAACCGGATCTGATTATTTTGGACGAGGCGCAGCGAATCAAGAATTTCTCCACCAAAACCGCCGACGCCGTCAAGCAAATCCCCCGTAAACACGCCGTCGTACTGACCGGAACGCCGCTGGAGAACAAGCTTGAAGATATCTACTCCATCATTCAGTTTCTAAGCCCCGGCATGCTTTCGCCCCTGTGGCATTTTGCGGCCGAACATTACATGCTCAGCCGAAAAAAGAAAGGAAAAATTCTCGGTTATACCAATCTGGACAAGCTTCACGAGCGGCTCTCCGCTATCGTGATCCGGCGGCGAAAGGAGCAGGTCCTGACAGAGCTTCCCGACGAAATCGTCAACAACTATTATCTTGAACTGACCGATCCACAGAAGAAGATCCACGGCGGTTATATCGCATCCCTTTTGCCGCTGCTGAACAAGAAATATATCACGCCCGTGGACTTGCGCCGGATCATGGAGCTTCTCCTGAAGGCCAGAATGGTCTGCAATTCGACTTATCTTATCGACCGTAAATCCCATATTTCACCGAAGCTTCAAGAGCTTGAAGGCATTCTGGAGGAGCTGGTCGTCAGCAATGGCCGTAAAGTCGTCATCTTCAGTGAGTGGACGACCATGACCTTTTTGATCGGCCGGCATCTTTCCGAAGCGGGCATTCAGTTCGTGGAACTCTCCGGCAAAGTGCCGGTCCATAAACGCCAGGCGCTGATCGATGAGTTTACGTGCAATCCCGAGTGCCAGGTGTTTCTCTCCACCGACGCCGGCGGAACCGGCCTCAACCTTCAGGCCGCCGATTGCGTCATCAACTTCGAGCTTCCCTGGAGCCCCGCGCGCTTAAACCAGCGCATCGGCCGCGTGAACCGCATCGGACAGACGAGCAAGTGCATCAATGTCATCAACCTGATCACAAAAGACAGTATCGAGGAAAAAATTCTGGCCGGCATTCAACTGAAAACAGACCTCTTTAAAGGAGTTTTCGACGGCGGCATCGATACGGTGGAGTTCTCGAGAGAAAAACGAAGCGAAATGCTCAACCGCTTGCGGGAGATGATGGGGGAAGAACCCGCACCGATCAATCGGGAAGCCGCGCCCACCGAGGAAATTCCCGCAGACGCGCCGGGTTTTCTCAATCCCAAAGTTCTGGGCGAGGCCGAAACGGAAGCAGCCCGGGAAGAGACCTCCGTCGATGTTACCGGAGAAGAGCCTGCGCCTGCGGATATGGCTGCGGGGATAACCGAGAGCCAAACCGGACAACCGGCGGATTCCTCCAGAATCGGCCGCCAGTCACCTGAAAAAATGGAAGCCGTTCTCAATTCGGGAATGGCCTTTCTCGGTGGTCTGATGGAAATGGCAACCGGACAAAAACTGACAGCGACCGGTCAGGACGGCCGAATGGTGCAAATCGACCGGCAGACCGGAGAGGTCACCCTCAAATTCAAGCTGCCCGGGTTTTAA